One genomic segment of Arthrobacter sp. zg-Y1110 includes these proteins:
- a CDS encoding 3'-5' exonuclease, translating into MNSWHELPRAAFDLETTGRDPQTARIVTASIILVNGRGETLQHHEWLACPEIPIPAEAAAIHGITNERARAEGGNPAAVTAEVAEVLAGMFAAGIPVLAFNACYDFTVLARECERFGLTAPHPVPVIDPYILDKQVDRFRRGKRTLTAMAEHYGVGFENAHTSAADVAATLSVAAVMAAKYPELQCDARTLHESQVGWAAAQAASFQEYLRRREPEAVIDGSWPFRAAPDHAPGSVLDPA; encoded by the coding sequence ATGAACAGCTGGCATGAACTTCCCCGGGCGGCCTTCGACCTGGAGACCACGGGCCGGGACCCGCAGACCGCGCGGATCGTCACCGCATCCATCATCCTGGTCAACGGCCGGGGCGAAACCCTGCAGCACCACGAGTGGCTGGCCTGCCCCGAGATCCCGATCCCCGCCGAGGCGGCAGCCATCCACGGCATCACCAATGAACGCGCCCGGGCGGAGGGCGGGAACCCTGCCGCCGTCACGGCCGAGGTGGCCGAGGTGCTGGCCGGCATGTTCGCAGCAGGCATTCCCGTCCTGGCTTTCAACGCCTGCTATGACTTCACGGTCCTGGCCCGCGAATGCGAACGCTTCGGCCTCACGGCTCCCCATCCGGTTCCCGTCATCGACCCGTACATCCTGGACAAGCAGGTGGACCGGTTCCGCCGCGGCAAGCGCACCCTCACCGCCATGGCCGAGCACTACGGCGTGGGGTTCGAGAATGCGCATACCTCAGCGGCCGACGTCGCGGCCACCCTTTCCGTGGCAGCAGTCATGGCCGCGAAGTATCCGGAACTGCAGTGCGATGCGCGCACCCTCCACGAGTCCCAGGTCGGCTGGGCCGCAGCCCAGGCTGCCAGCTTCCAGGAATACCTCCGGCGCCGGGAACCGGAAGCCGTGATCGACGGCAGCTGGCCGTTCCGTGCCGCGCCGGACCACGCGCCCGGGTCCGTCCTCGACCCGGCCTGA
- a CDS encoding methionine ABC transporter permease — MNFLTGLFDNPGITKALPEAVLETLQMVGISGFFTLLIGLPLGVFLHVSAPGGLLPMKVVNRIVSDIIVNITRSVPFAILMVTLIPLARLITGTSIGPVAASVSLSIATIPFFARLVENALRDVSGGKIDAALVMGSTKMQVVTKVLLREALPGLVAALTTTLVTLVGYSAMAGIVGGGGLGRLAYNYGVQRFDTQVMVVTIIIIVALVQIIQLAGDFVSRRVDHRSAAGTGRRSRPATAVTDAAADPRTGTDREFDKTSV, encoded by the coding sequence ATGAACTTCCTGACCGGACTCTTCGACAACCCCGGAATCACCAAGGCACTGCCCGAAGCCGTGCTGGAAACCCTCCAGATGGTCGGCATCTCCGGCTTCTTCACCCTGCTGATCGGCCTGCCGCTTGGCGTGTTCCTGCACGTCAGTGCGCCCGGGGGCCTGCTCCCGATGAAGGTCGTCAACCGGATTGTCAGCGACATCATCGTCAACATCACCCGGTCGGTGCCCTTCGCCATCCTCATGGTCACCCTGATTCCGCTGGCACGCCTCATCACCGGGACCTCGATCGGCCCCGTGGCCGCCTCCGTTTCGCTGAGCATCGCGACCATCCCGTTCTTTGCACGGCTGGTGGAAAACGCGCTCCGCGACGTCAGCGGCGGCAAGATCGATGCAGCCCTGGTGATGGGATCGACGAAGATGCAGGTGGTCACCAAGGTGCTGCTGCGCGAGGCCCTGCCCGGCCTCGTCGCTGCCCTGACCACCACGCTGGTAACCCTCGTGGGTTACTCCGCCATGGCCGGCATTGTCGGCGGCGGCGGTCTCGGCCGACTGGCCTATAACTACGGCGTCCAGCGCTTTGACACGCAGGTCATGGTGGTCACGATCATCATCATCGTGGCCCTCGTGCAGATCATCCAGCTTGCCGGCGATTTCGTTTCCCGCCGGGTGGACCACCGGTCCGCCGCGGGCACCGGCCGGCGCAGCCGTCCGGCCACTGCGGTCACCGACGCCGCCGCCGATCCCCGCACCGGCACGGACCGCGAATTCGACAAGACCTCTGTCTAG
- the hemL gene encoding glutamate-1-semialdehyde 2,1-aminomutase has product MSSPVSSSEELFDRARALMPGGVNSPVRAFGSVGGTPRFMVSAKGPYITDSEGREYVDLVCSWGPALVGHSHPDVLAAVHAAVDNGLSFGASTPAEAELAQLVMDRVPGVKRLRMVSTGTEATMTAIRLARGFTGRNLVIKFAGCYHGHLDGLLASAGSGLATLALPGSAGVTEATAAETLVLPYNDVAAVEKAFAEHGANIAAVITEAAPANMGVVTPDEGFNAALSRITAAHGALLILDEVLTGFRTGPAGYWGLTGGAADATEPWTPDLFTFGKVIGGGMPVAALGGRADVMDYLAPLGPVYQAGTLSGNPIAMAAGVATLKAATAEVYANVDARSAELSAAVSAELDKAGVDHSIQRAGSLFSVAFGTSATGVHNYEQAQAQEAFRYKPFFHSMLDAGVYLPPSVFEAWFLSGAHDDAAMNRIYAALPAAAQAAAAAQP; this is encoded by the coding sequence ATGTCCTCACCTGTCTCCTCGTCCGAAGAACTCTTTGACCGCGCCCGGGCCCTGATGCCCGGAGGCGTGAACTCCCCGGTCCGGGCCTTCGGCTCCGTGGGCGGCACACCGCGCTTCATGGTTTCCGCCAAGGGCCCGTACATCACCGACTCCGAGGGCCGCGAATACGTGGACCTGGTCTGCTCCTGGGGACCGGCGCTGGTGGGCCACTCCCACCCGGACGTCCTGGCCGCCGTCCACGCAGCCGTCGACAACGGACTGTCCTTCGGTGCGTCCACCCCGGCCGAAGCCGAGCTGGCGCAGCTGGTCATGGACCGCGTGCCGGGTGTGAAGCGCCTGCGCATGGTGTCCACCGGCACCGAAGCCACCATGACCGCCATCCGGCTGGCCCGCGGGTTCACCGGCCGGAACCTGGTCATCAAGTTCGCCGGCTGCTACCACGGCCACCTCGACGGGCTGCTCGCCTCCGCCGGCTCCGGCCTGGCCACCCTGGCATTGCCCGGATCGGCCGGCGTCACCGAAGCGACCGCCGCGGAAACCCTGGTGCTGCCGTACAACGACGTGGCCGCCGTCGAAAAGGCGTTCGCCGAGCACGGAGCCAACATTGCCGCAGTCATCACCGAAGCCGCCCCGGCGAACATGGGCGTGGTTACTCCGGACGAGGGCTTCAACGCCGCCCTCTCCCGGATCACCGCCGCGCACGGCGCGCTGCTGATCCTCGACGAGGTACTCACCGGGTTCCGCACCGGACCGGCCGGCTACTGGGGCCTGACCGGCGGCGCAGCCGACGCAACGGAACCGTGGACGCCGGACCTGTTCACCTTCGGCAAGGTGATCGGCGGCGGCATGCCCGTGGCAGCCCTGGGCGGCCGGGCCGACGTGATGGATTACCTCGCCCCGCTGGGCCCGGTCTACCAGGCCGGCACCCTGTCGGGTAACCCGATTGCGATGGCGGCCGGCGTCGCAACGCTGAAGGCCGCCACCGCCGAGGTCTACGCCAACGTCGACGCCCGTTCCGCGGAGCTCTCCGCCGCCGTGTCCGCCGAACTGGACAAGGCCGGCGTGGACCACAGCATCCAGCGCGCCGGCAGCCTCTTCAGCGTCGCCTTCGGCACGTCCGCCACCGGCGTGCACAACTACGAGCAGGCCCAGGCGCAGGAAGCCTTCCGGTATAAGCCGTTCTTCCACTCGATGCTCGACGCCGGCGTGTACCTGCCGCCGTCGGTGTTCGAGGCCTGGTTCCTGTCCGGCGCCCATGACGACGCCGCGATGAACCGGATCTACGCCGCGCTGCCGGCTGCCGCCCAAGCCGCTGCTGCGGCCCAGCCGTAA
- a CDS encoding MetQ/NlpA family ABC transporter substrate-binding protein has product MRKALTLVATSVATALALTACGGSDSASSAVESLDPANPVTLTVGASPTPHARILEFVRDNLAEDTGLEIEIQEFDDYVTPNISLNDGDSDVNFYQHLPYLESQMEKQGYDFEHGAGIHVEPYAAFSDKHDDVSSIKDGARVMVTNDPSNQARALKMLEEADLVKDIADDSSVLTLTEEQNFKNLDFQENNPELLVNDLGDPTVDLAIINGNYILEAGLNTDDALLVESAEDNPYANFLVWKTGNKDARIDKLEELLHSPETKAFIEETWPNGDVTAAF; this is encoded by the coding sequence ATGCGTAAAGCACTTACCCTCGTTGCCACTTCAGTGGCCACGGCTCTGGCGCTGACGGCTTGCGGTGGATCCGATTCCGCCTCCAGCGCCGTGGAGAGCCTTGACCCCGCAAACCCGGTAACCCTGACCGTGGGCGCCAGCCCCACCCCGCACGCCCGGATCCTCGAGTTTGTCCGTGACAACCTCGCCGAGGACACCGGCCTGGAAATCGAGATCCAGGAGTTTGACGACTACGTCACGCCGAACATCTCCCTGAACGACGGCGACAGCGACGTCAACTTCTACCAGCACCTGCCCTACCTGGAATCCCAGATGGAAAAGCAGGGCTACGACTTCGAGCACGGCGCAGGCATCCACGTGGAGCCGTACGCCGCTTTCTCCGATAAGCACGACGACGTCTCCTCCATCAAGGACGGCGCCCGGGTGATGGTCACCAATGACCCCTCGAACCAGGCCCGCGCCCTGAAGATGCTTGAGGAGGCCGACCTCGTGAAGGACATCGCCGACGACTCCTCGGTGCTGACCCTCACCGAGGAGCAGAACTTCAAGAACCTGGACTTCCAGGAAAACAATCCTGAGCTGCTGGTCAACGACCTCGGGGATCCCACCGTGGACCTCGCCATCATCAACGGCAACTACATCCTCGAAGCCGGGCTGAACACCGACGACGCCCTGCTGGTGGAATCCGCCGAGGACAACCCGTACGCCAACTTCCTGGTCTGGAAGACCGGCAACAAGGACGCACGGATCGACAAGCTCGAGGAACTGCTCCACTCCCCCGAAACCAAGGCCTTCATTGAAGAGACCTGGCCGAACGGCGATGTGACTGCCGCTTTCTAA
- a CDS encoding MGMT family protein, which produces MRRDYADAVLAVADLIPPGRVLSYGDIAELLDAGGPRQVGAVMSARGSEVCWWRVLRSSGQPPRCHEGRAWEHYRLEGTPVRGTADDDGAGYRVRIEAARWQPDEAEWDRLDRLRTGLQNTLRVAPETPDSTGRQPPGAPISGMSEGHDEVEP; this is translated from the coding sequence ATGCGCAGGGACTACGCCGACGCGGTGCTGGCTGTGGCCGATCTCATACCGCCCGGACGGGTGCTCTCCTATGGGGACATTGCCGAACTGCTCGACGCCGGCGGCCCGCGGCAGGTGGGCGCAGTAATGTCCGCACGCGGCTCCGAGGTGTGCTGGTGGCGGGTCCTGCGGTCCTCGGGACAACCCCCGCGCTGCCATGAAGGGCGCGCCTGGGAACACTACCGGCTCGAGGGCACCCCGGTGCGCGGGACGGCGGACGACGACGGCGCGGGCTACCGGGTGCGGATCGAAGCCGCCCGCTGGCAGCCCGACGAGGCGGAATGGGACCGTTTGGACCGCCTGCGGACCGGTCTGCAGAACACCCTGCGGGTCGCCCCGGAGACGCCGGACTCCACCGGCCGGCAACCACCGGGGGCACCGATATCAGGAATGTCGGAGGGACATGATGAAGTGGAACCATGA
- a CDS encoding methionine ABC transporter ATP-binding protein, translating to MITVTDLRKVYRQGDRMVTALDGVSLSVPKGSIHGIIGHSGAGKSTLVRCLTLLDRPTSGSVTIDGRELTAVKDSEIRAARRRIGMVFQHANLMDSRTAAANIAHPLELVGTKKSVIDARVKELLALVGLEGSAGAYPAQLSGGQKQRVGIARALASDPDVLLCDEPTSALDPSTTDDILDLISDLTRRLDLTVLIITHEMNVVKRICDSVSLLEAGRVVEHGPLREVASDLRGRLAKQLIPLPVTPPSPGGPVLELLFTGQTTSDPVLSALTRRFDTDVNVLAGSVELLAGTRFGRLRIQLDTHTDMAAVHEYLALQGVTVEVAA from the coding sequence ATGATCACAGTTACCGACCTTCGCAAGGTCTACCGGCAGGGCGACCGCATGGTCACTGCACTGGACGGCGTGAGCCTGAGCGTGCCCAAGGGTTCGATCCACGGGATCATCGGCCACTCCGGTGCCGGAAAGTCCACTCTGGTCCGCTGCCTGACCCTGCTGGACCGGCCGACGTCGGGCTCGGTCACCATCGACGGCCGTGAGCTGACCGCTGTGAAGGACTCCGAGATCCGCGCGGCCCGCCGCCGGATCGGCATGGTGTTCCAGCACGCGAACCTCATGGACTCCCGCACCGCCGCCGCAAACATCGCCCACCCGCTGGAGCTGGTGGGCACGAAGAAGAGCGTCATCGACGCCCGGGTAAAGGAACTGCTGGCCCTCGTTGGCCTCGAAGGCAGCGCCGGAGCATACCCCGCCCAGCTTTCCGGCGGACAGAAGCAGCGCGTGGGCATCGCCCGGGCACTGGCCTCCGATCCGGATGTGCTCCTTTGCGATGAGCCGACCTCGGCCCTGGACCCCAGCACCACGGACGACATCCTGGACCTGATTTCCGATCTCACCCGCCGCCTGGACCTGACGGTCCTGATCATCACGCACGAGATGAACGTGGTGAAGCGGATCTGCGATTCGGTATCCCTGCTCGAGGCAGGACGGGTGGTGGAACACGGCCCGCTGCGCGAGGTTGCCTCCGACCTGCGCGGCCGGCTGGCCAAACAGCTGATCCCGCTGCCCGTAACGCCGCCGTCGCCCGGCGGCCCGGTCCTGGAACTGCTCTTCACGGGCCAGACCACGTCGGACCCGGTGCTTTCCGCGCTCACCCGCCGGTTCGACACCGATGTAAACGTCCTTGCCGGCAGCGTCGAGCTGCTGGCCGGCACCCGCTTCGGACGGCTGCGCATCCAGTTGGACACGCACACCGACATGGCCGCCGTCCATGAATACCTCGCCCTGCAGGGCGTCACCGTGGAGGTGGCAGCATGA
- the hemB gene encoding porphobilinogen synthase, producing the protein MSFPQHRPRRLRTTPAMRRLTAEFRLDPAELILPVFVREGITEPNPLTSMPGVVQHTMDSLKKAASEAAGLGIGGIMLFGIPAERDAVGSAGTDPNGILNRGIAAVRGEVDDDLVIMSDVCLDEFTDHGHCGVLDENGVVDNDATLEIYGRMAVEQARAGAHVLGPSGMMDGQIAVIRHALDTAGFTDVSLFAYAAKYASAFYGPFREAVDSQLKGDRRTYQMDASNRREALLEVELDLEEGADMVMVKPAMSYLDVLADVAAMSPVPVGAYQISGEYAMIEAAAANGWIDRRRAIEESVLGIKRAGANMILTYWATELAAWLKESK; encoded by the coding sequence ATGAGCTTCCCCCAGCACCGTCCCCGCCGCCTCCGCACCACCCCCGCCATGCGGCGGCTGACCGCTGAATTTCGGCTGGACCCGGCCGAGCTGATCCTTCCGGTCTTCGTCCGGGAGGGCATCACCGAGCCGAACCCGCTCACCTCCATGCCCGGCGTCGTCCAGCACACCATGGACAGCCTGAAGAAGGCTGCTTCGGAAGCGGCAGGGCTGGGCATCGGCGGCATCATGCTGTTCGGCATCCCCGCCGAGCGTGACGCCGTCGGCAGCGCGGGCACCGATCCCAACGGCATCCTCAACCGCGGCATCGCCGCCGTCCGCGGGGAAGTCGACGACGACCTCGTCATCATGAGCGATGTCTGCCTGGACGAATTCACCGATCACGGACACTGCGGCGTGCTGGACGAAAACGGTGTGGTGGACAATGACGCCACCCTGGAAATCTACGGCCGGATGGCGGTGGAGCAGGCCCGCGCCGGCGCGCACGTGCTGGGCCCGTCGGGCATGATGGACGGACAGATCGCCGTCATCCGCCACGCCCTGGATACCGCCGGTTTCACCGACGTCTCCCTGTTCGCCTACGCCGCGAAGTACGCCTCCGCGTTCTACGGTCCCTTCCGCGAAGCCGTGGACTCCCAGCTGAAGGGTGACCGCCGGACCTACCAGATGGATGCCTCGAACCGCCGTGAGGCCCTCCTCGAAGTGGAGCTTGACCTCGAAGAAGGCGCCGACATGGTGATGGTCAAGCCGGCCATGAGCTACCTCGACGTGCTGGCCGACGTGGCCGCCATGTCCCCGGTACCGGTGGGCGCTTACCAGATCTCCGGCGAGTACGCGATGATTGAAGCTGCCGCCGCCAACGGCTGGATTGACCGCCGCCGGGCCATCGAAGAGTCCGTGCTGGGCATCAAGCGGGCCGGCGCCAACATGATTCTCACCTACTGGGCCACCGAGCTGGCGGCCTGGCTGAAGGAAAGCAAGTAA